One Narcine bancroftii isolate sNarBan1 chromosome 3, sNarBan1.hap1, whole genome shotgun sequence DNA window includes the following coding sequences:
- the LOC138758928 gene encoding immunoglobulin lambda-1 light chain-like: protein MRTLCFLWSLALWLGSGDSQTLYQPPSVSVNAGSSATLECNIGTKDSYYLSFYKQTPGTHLQWILYHYYSYGTPSYGPGFNSNRFTANGNSEGTVYRLIINQVEVNDAAVYYCGKWFSTSNTFVFGPGTKLFVTAENLPEPSLKLLGPSSEEISAQGAGTLVCLVSKLSLGFPAVSWTVDWSPARTGVETSPAMRNKDNTFSLSSYLKVPGTDWSRGKVYSCTVQQGAASATSATVAHSSC, encoded by the exons ATGCGGACGCTGTGTTTTCTCTGGTCTCTGGCGCTGTGGCTGGGCT CTGGAGACTCGCAGACTCTGTATCAACCTCCGAGCGTGTCCGTGAATGCGGGATCCAGCGCCACGCTGGAATGTAACATCGGGACCAAGGACAGCTATTATTTGAGCTTCTACAAACAGACTCCGGGAACACATCTGCAGTGGATCCTCTATCACTATTACTCCTATGGTACCCCGAGCTACGGACCCGGATTCAACAGCAACCGTTTCACAGCGAATGGCAACAGCGAGGGCACCGTTTACCGGTTGATCATCAACCAGGTGGAGGTGAATGACGCCGCCGTCTATTACTGCGGGAAGTGGTTTTCGACGAGCAATACTTTTGTGTTCGGCCCAGGGACCAAACTCTTCGTTACAG CTGAGAATCTCCCCGAACCTTCATTGAAACTGCTCGGGCCGTCTTCCGAGGAGATCTCCGCTCAAGGAGCGGGCACCTTGGTTTGCCTGGTCAGTAAACTGTCGCTGGGCTTCCCCGCCGTCAGCTGGACCGTGGACTGGAGTCCGGCGAGGACGGGGGTGGAAACCAGCCCGGCGATGCGGAACAAGGACAACACCTTCAGTCTCAGCAGCTACCTGAAGGTGCCCGGCACAGACTGGAGCAGAGGCAAGGTGTACTCCTGCACGGTTCAACAAGGAGCTGCCTCGGCAACGTCCGCTACAGTCGCACATTCCAGCTGCTGA